The Bacteroides acidifaciens genome includes a region encoding these proteins:
- a CDS encoding phosphatase PAP2 family protein gives MIKNIQKPSKRETLTVIVIMALFLLLTAIFIGLRSEHLMIAVLYLVLFFSGLPTRKLAVALLPFALFGISYDWMRICPNYEVNPIDVAGLYNLEKSLFGVMDNGILVTPCEYFAAHNWAIADVFAGIFYLCWVPVPILFGLCLYFKKERKTYLRFALVFLFVNLIGFAGYYIHPAAPPWYAINYGFEPILNTPGNVAGLGRFDAFFGVSIFDSIYGRNANVFAAVPSLHAAYMVVALVYAIIGKSRWYVITLFSIIMAGIWGTAVYSCHHYIIDVLLGISCALAGWLIFEYVLMKIPAFRRFFDRYYTYIK, from the coding sequence ATGATAAAGAACATTCAAAAGCCATCGAAGAGAGAAACCCTGACCGTTATAGTCATCATGGCTCTTTTTCTTCTGCTGACAGCTATTTTCATAGGGCTCCGCTCCGAACATCTGATGATAGCAGTGCTCTACCTCGTCCTATTCTTCTCCGGACTGCCTACCCGCAAACTGGCAGTAGCCCTGCTGCCTTTCGCCCTTTTCGGAATCTCGTATGACTGGATGCGTATCTGCCCCAACTACGAAGTGAATCCGATTGACGTGGCCGGACTCTATAATCTGGAGAAATCCCTCTTCGGCGTAATGGACAACGGCATCCTCGTCACTCCCTGCGAATACTTTGCCGCGCACAACTGGGCGATAGCCGACGTTTTTGCCGGAATCTTCTACCTCTGTTGGGTTCCCGTCCCCATCTTGTTCGGTCTTTGCCTGTACTTCAAGAAGGAGAGAAAAACGTACCTTCGCTTTGCCCTGGTATTTCTTTTCGTCAACTTAATCGGCTTCGCCGGTTATTATATCCACCCTGCCGCTCCCCCCTGGTACGCCATCAACTACGGCTTCGAACCGATACTGAACACCCCGGGCAATGTAGCGGGCTTGGGACGCTTTGACGCTTTCTTCGGAGTATCAATCTTTGATTCTATCTACGGACGCAATGCGAATGTCTTTGCCGCAGTACCTTCACTGCATGCAGCCTATATGGTCGTAGCCCTGGTATATGCCATCATCGGCAAATCTAGATGGTATGTCATTACCCTCTTCTCTATCATTATGGCAGGTATTTGGGGAACAGCCGTTTATTCCTGCCATCACTATATTATCGACGTATTGCTCGGCATCTCATGCGCATTGGCAGGCTGGCTGATATTCGAATATGTATTGATGAAAATCCCGGCATTCCGAAGATTCTTCGACAGATACTATACCTATATAAAGTAG
- a CDS encoding lysylphosphatidylglycerol synthase transmembrane domain-containing protein has product MKSSYRNIFLAFGIIAVLIMIFTFDMDYQELWVNLKRAGIYLPLVLLLWLFVYLINSISWYIIIRSGGKTGFSFARLYKFTVTGFALNYVTPVGLMGGEPYRIMELKPYVGIERATSSVILYVMMHIFSHFCFWLSSVLLYVCLYPVGWVMGIILGAITLFCLLIAILFIKGYRHGMAIACVRMGSHIPFLKKKVLRFAETHREKLENIDTQIALLHQQKKRTFYAALFLEYTARVVSCLEIWLILNVLTTNVSFADCCLIAAFSSLLANLLFFLPMQLGGREGGFALAVGGLSLSGAYGVYAALITRVREMVWIVIGLVLMKVGNKKKN; this is encoded by the coding sequence GTGAAGAGCAGCTACCGTAATATATTCCTCGCCTTCGGCATCATCGCCGTCCTGATAATGATATTCACTTTTGATATGGATTATCAGGAGCTTTGGGTGAACTTGAAGCGTGCGGGAATATATTTGCCTTTGGTCTTATTGCTATGGCTATTCGTCTATCTTATTAATAGCATATCGTGGTATATCATCATCCGTAGCGGCGGCAAGACCGGTTTCTCATTTGCCCGGCTCTATAAATTCACCGTCACGGGTTTCGCGCTTAATTATGTGACTCCTGTCGGGCTGATGGGCGGTGAGCCGTATCGTATCATGGAGCTGAAACCTTACGTCGGCATAGAAAGAGCCACATCTTCCGTGATTCTCTATGTGATGATGCATATCTTTTCCCACTTCTGCTTTTGGCTAAGTTCTGTGCTACTCTACGTCTGCCTATATCCGGTAGGGTGGGTGATGGGCATTATCTTAGGAGCTATCACCCTATTCTGCCTGCTGATTGCCATCCTTTTTATAAAAGGTTATCGCCACGGAATGGCAATAGCCTGTGTCCGCATGGGTAGCCATATCCCTTTTTTGAAAAAGAAAGTGCTCCGCTTTGCCGAAACTCACCGGGAAAAACTTGAAAATATAGATACACAAATCGCCCTTCTTCATCAGCAAAAGAAACGTACCTTTTACGCAGCCCTCTTTCTCGAATATACAGCCCGCGTCGTTAGTTGCCTTGAAATATGGCTGATACTGAACGTATTGACAACGAACGTCAGTTTTGCCGACTGCTGCCTGATTGCCGCTTTCTCTTCTTTACTTGCCAACCTTTTATTCTTCCTGCCGATGCAGCTAGGCGGACGTGAAGGCGGATTCGCCCTCGCCGTAGGCGGTCTTTCTCTCTCCGGTGCTTACGGAGTCTATGCTGCATTGATTACCCGCGTGCGCGAAATGGTCTGGATTGTCATCGGGCTTGTCTTGATGAAGGTTGGTAATAAGAAGAAAAACTAG
- a CDS encoding CDP-alcohol phosphatidyltransferase family protein: MNYRDYLQQLIYKIINPLIHGMIKIGITPNFITTTGFILNVVAAGMFVYAGIYGGENDLAIIGWAGGVILFAGLFDMMDGRVARLGNMSSKFGALYDSVLDRYSELMTFFGICYYLSMKDYFLYALIAFVALIGSLMVSYVRARAEGLGIECKVGFMQRPERVVLTSLGALFCGIFKDITAFEPILILIVPLALVAVLANITAFARVRHCYKAMKE; the protein is encoded by the coding sequence ATGAATTACAGAGATTATTTACAACAACTGATTTATAAGATTATCAATCCTTTGATACACGGGATGATTAAAATCGGAATCACTCCCAACTTCATCACCACTACCGGATTTATCCTGAATGTGGTAGCGGCGGGTATGTTCGTATATGCCGGAATCTATGGTGGAGAAAACGACCTTGCCATCATCGGATGGGCAGGCGGTGTGATTCTGTTTGCCGGACTGTTCGATATGATGGATGGACGTGTAGCCCGCTTGGGTAACATGAGTTCCAAATTCGGTGCGCTTTACGATTCGGTACTCGACCGTTACAGCGAACTGATGACTTTCTTCGGTATCTGCTACTACCTGTCAATGAAAGATTATTTCCTTTATGCACTTATTGCTTTCGTGGCGCTTATCGGCTCATTGATGGTAAGCTATGTCCGTGCACGTGCCGAGGGTTTGGGGATAGAATGTAAGGTAGGATTCATGCAACGCCCCGAACGCGTGGTGCTGACCAGCCTTGGTGCTCTGTTTTGTGGCATATTCAAGGACATCACCGCTTTCGAACCGATTCTGATATTAATCGTTCCTCTGGCTTTAGTCGCCGTACTGGCCAATATCACTGCCTTTGCACGTGTGAGACACTGTTACAAAGCGATGAAGGAATAA
- a CDS encoding phosphatidylglycerophosphatase A, whose product MKRPSFLPVFIGTGFGSGFSPFAPGTAGAILASIIWIVLYFLFPFTTVLWITAVLVIVFTFAGIWAADKLEPYWGEDPSRVVVDEMVGVWIPLLAVPNDENWFWYVIAAFVLFRAFDIAKPLGIRKMESLKGGVGVMMDDILAGVYSLILLVGARWVIG is encoded by the coding sequence ATGAAAAGACCTTCCTTTCTACCTGTTTTTATAGGCACGGGCTTTGGCTCCGGTTTTTCTCCTTTTGCTCCCGGCACGGCTGGGGCGATATTGGCTTCTATCATTTGGATTGTACTCTATTTCCTGTTTCCCTTTACTACTGTTTTATGGATTACTGCCGTTTTGGTGATTGTATTTACATTCGCCGGCATTTGGGCTGCCGACAAGTTGGAGCCCTATTGGGGGGAGGATCCTTCGCGCGTGGTAGTGGACGAGATGGTGGGAGTGTGGATACCGTTGCTGGCTGTACCGAATGATGAGAACTGGTTTTGGTACGTCATCGCGGCTTTTGTCCTGTTCCGTGCATTTGATATTGCCAAACCGCTGGGCATCCGCAAGATGGAGAGCCTGAAAGGTGGAGTAGGGGTTATGATGGACGATATTTTGGCGGGAGTGTATAGTTTGATTTTGTTGGTGGGAGCGAGATGGGTGATTGGCTGA
- a CDS encoding inositol-3-phosphate synthase, producing MKQEIKPATGRLGVLVVGVGGAVATTMIVGTLASRKGLAKPIGSITQLATMRMENNEEKLIKDVVPLTDLNDIVFGGWDIFPDNAYEAAMYAEVLKEKDLNGVKDELEAIKPMPAAFDHNWAKRLNGTHIKKAATRWEMVEQLRQDIRDFKAANNCERIVVLWAASTEIYIPLSDEHMSLAALEKAMKDNNTEVISPSMCYAYAAIAEDAPFVMGAPNLCVDTPAMWEFSKQKQVPISGKDFKSGQTLMKTVLAPMFKTRMLGVNGWFSTNILGNRDGEVLDDPDNFKTKEVSKLSVIDTIFEPEKYPDLYGDVYHKVRINYYPPRKDNKEAWDNIDIFGWMGYPMEIKVNFLCRDSILAAPIALDLVLFSDLAMRAGMCGIQTWLSFFCKSPMHDFEHQPEHDLFTQWRMVKQTLRNMIGEKEPDYLA from the coding sequence ATGAAACAAGAAATTAAACCTGCTACCGGACGTCTCGGTGTATTGGTAGTTGGAGTCGGTGGTGCAGTTGCCACCACAATGATTGTAGGTACACTAGCCTCTCGCAAGGGACTGGCAAAACCGATAGGATCTATTACCCAGTTAGCCACAATGCGCATGGAAAACAACGAAGAAAAACTCATCAAGGACGTTGTGCCTTTGACGGATTTGAACGACATTGTTTTCGGCGGATGGGACATTTTCCCGGACAACGCATACGAAGCTGCCATGTACGCTGAGGTTTTGAAAGAAAAAGACCTGAACGGAGTAAAAGACGAATTGGAAGCTATCAAACCGATGCCGGCTGCTTTCGACCACAATTGGGCAAAACGTCTGAACGGAACACATATCAAGAAAGCTGCTACACGCTGGGAAATGGTGGAACAACTTCGCCAGGACATCCGCGACTTCAAGGCTGCCAACAACTGCGAACGCATCGTTGTGCTTTGGGCTGCAAGTACTGAAATCTACATTCCATTGTCTGACGAACACATGTCACTCGCTGCTTTGGAAAAGGCAATGAAGGACAACAACACAGAAGTGATTTCTCCGAGTATGTGTTATGCATATGCTGCCATTGCAGAAGATGCTCCGTTCGTAATGGGTGCTCCTAACTTGTGTGTGGATACTCCTGCTATGTGGGAATTCTCCAAACAAAAACAAGTACCTATCTCAGGTAAAGACTTCAAGAGCGGTCAGACACTGATGAAAACCGTATTGGCTCCGATGTTCAAAACCCGTATGCTGGGTGTGAACGGTTGGTTCTCTACCAATATCCTCGGCAACCGTGACGGTGAAGTGCTCGACGATCCGGACAACTTCAAGACAAAAGAAGTCAGCAAACTGTCTGTTATCGACACTATCTTCGAACCGGAAAAATATCCAGATCTCTACGGAGACGTTTACCATAAAGTACGTATCAACTACTATCCGCCCCGTAAGGACAACAAAGAAGCGTGGGACAATATTGACATCTTCGGATGGATGGGTTATCCGATGGAAATCAAGGTGAACTTCCTTTGCCGCGACTCTATCCTTGCCGCTCCTATCGCACTCGACCTCGTATTGTTCAGTGACCTGGCAATGCGTGCAGGCATGTGTGGCATCCAGACTTGGTTGTCATTCTTCTGCAAGAGTCCGATGCATGATTTCGAGCACCAGCCGGAACATGACTTGTTCACTCAATGGAGAATGGTAAAACAGACGTTGCGTAACATGATCGGTGAAAAAGAACCTGATTATTTGGCTTAA
- a CDS encoding GtrA family protein yields the protein MISQKGGFFMFLRAQLSAQMATIADFLVTILLVRLFDVYYVYATLAGAIYGGIVNCIINYKWTFKSKGKKTNVAAKFVIVWLCSVWLNTWGTYALTESLAKIPWVRDTLSLYFGDFFIIPKVVVAVIVALFWNYNMQRLFVYRNIDIRSLFGRRH from the coding sequence ATGATTTCTCAGAAAGGCGGCTTCTTCATGTTCTTGAGGGCGCAACTTTCTGCTCAGATGGCAACCATTGCAGACTTTCTCGTAACGATTCTTCTGGTAAGGCTGTTTGATGTCTACTATGTATATGCTACCTTGGCGGGTGCCATCTACGGGGGAATTGTCAATTGCATCATTAATTATAAATGGACATTTAAGTCGAAAGGCAAAAAAACGAATGTAGCTGCCAAGTTTGTCATTGTGTGGCTTTGCAGCGTTTGGCTGAACACATGGGGGACATATGCGCTGACGGAATCTTTGGCGAAGATTCCCTGGGTGCGGGATACGCTTAGTCTCTATTTCGGTGATTTTTTCATTATACCCAAAGTGGTGGTGGCGGTAATTGTCGCGCTGTTCTGGAATTATAATATGCAGCGTCTCTTTGTTTACCGGAATATAGATATAAGGAGCTTGTTCGGAAGAAGGCATTGA